The proteins below are encoded in one region of Pirellulales bacterium:
- a CDS encoding DUF1559 domain-containing protein has product MNHFHDNTLQRLSVTRTTASRRSRCPRGFTLVELLVVIAIIGVMVGMGLPAVQASRESARRTECTSNLARLLMAVHSYQSAHAFLPSGTLDAQGPIRSEPQGFHQNWIAQSLPYLDEMNIYRHIDHKQSVYAPANAAVRQISLAVLRCPSEGTDAANNFGISSYAGSHHDVEAPIDVDNHGIFFLNSRLRDEDVRDGLAHTIFLAEKRVDADDLGWMSGTRATLRNAGTPINGARVTAQAPTPNPTAPTPADEAAIAPAAPNASAQQVTPDNDAETDATEAVDGQVGQPAVIQPIQTPVVVTVDPLYVGGFSSAHPLQANIAFGDGNVRLLSTSIDPLVLQQLAHRDDGKLLNALDR; this is encoded by the coding sequence ATGAATCACTTTCACGATAATACTCTGCAACGGCTATCGGTGACGCGGACGACTGCTTCGCGGCGCAGCCGTTGCCCGAGAGGCTTTACGCTGGTCGAGTTGCTGGTGGTGATCGCCATTATTGGCGTCATGGTCGGAATGGGATTGCCGGCGGTGCAGGCCTCGCGCGAGTCAGCTCGACGCACCGAATGCACGAGCAACCTGGCCCGTCTGTTGATGGCGGTACACAGTTACCAGTCCGCTCATGCCTTTCTTCCGTCCGGCACGCTCGACGCGCAGGGACCAATTCGCAGCGAACCGCAAGGATTTCATCAAAACTGGATTGCGCAATCGCTCCCGTATCTGGACGAGATGAACATATACCGGCACATCGATCACAAGCAGAGCGTCTATGCCCCGGCGAATGCCGCCGTGCGGCAGATTAGCCTGGCGGTTCTGCGCTGTCCCTCGGAAGGCACTGATGCGGCCAACAATTTCGGCATCAGCTCCTACGCCGGATCGCATCACGACGTGGAAGCGCCGATCGACGTCGACAATCATGGCATCTTTTTCCTCAATAGCCGCCTGCGCGACGAGGACGTGCGCGACGGCCTGGCACACACCATATTTCTGGCTGAGAAGCGCGTCGACGCGGACGACCTGGGCTGGATGAGCGGCACCCGCGCAACGCTGCGCAATGCCGGCACGCCGATCAACGGAGCGAGGGTCACGGCGCAAGCCCCGACACCGAATCCGACCGCACCGACGCCGGCTGACGAAGCTGCAATCGCGCCCGCGGCCCCAAACGCGTCCGCACAACAGGTCACGCCGGACAATGATGCCGAAACCGACGCCACGGAAGCAGTCGACGGCCAGGTGGGACAGCCCGCCGTGATACAGCCCATTCAGACGCCGGTCGTCGTGACGGTCGATCCTCTCTACGTGGGCGGTTTCAGCAGTGCTCATCCGTTGCAAGCCAACATCGCGTTCGGCGATGGCAACGTGCGCCTGCTGTCGACATCGATCGACCCGCTCGTTCTCCAGCAACTCGCCCATCGTGACGACGGCAAATTGCTGAACGCGCTGGATAGGTGA
- a CDS encoding prepilin-type N-terminal cleavage/methylation domain-containing protein, with amino-acid sequence MTHRITIVEPSKSRASRRRLASQRAAGFTLVEVVVAVSMASAVMGGAAVLLQGVWRVERSTRHHAQNLAADYRLAEAFRSDAHQAQVDALQQLAQVESADKIVLALEDGRTIEYSAGPAQVERVVKRGDEIAGRDTFLLKPSSTVRWQARAEDAPMISMLVCAPLGFEQLELAEIRTTRTDALVGKWTKPSPRGKE; translated from the coding sequence ATGACGCATCGAATCACCATCGTTGAGCCGTCGAAATCGCGGGCGAGTCGCCGGCGCCTTGCAAGCCAGCGCGCCGCTGGCTTTACGCTCGTGGAAGTGGTGGTCGCAGTCAGCATGGCTTCGGCTGTCATGGGTGGAGCCGCGGTGTTGTTGCAAGGCGTCTGGCGTGTCGAGCGGTCGACACGTCATCACGCCCAGAACCTGGCTGCCGATTATCGGCTGGCCGAGGCATTTCGCAGCGATGCCCACCAGGCACAAGTTGACGCGCTACAGCAACTTGCCCAGGTCGAAAGCGCGGACAAGATTGTGCTTGCGCTCGAGGACGGTCGCACGATCGAGTATTCGGCCGGCCCGGCCCAAGTCGAACGCGTCGTAAAGCGCGGTGACGAAATCGCGGGTCGCGACACATTTTTGTTGAAGCCCAGTTCCACCGTACGTTGGCAAGCGCGCGCCGAGGACGCTCCGATGATTTCGATGCTCGTTTGTGCGCCGCTTGGTTTTGAGCAATTGGAACTGGCCGAGATCCGCACGACGCGCACCGACGCTCTGGTCGGGAAGTGGACCAAGCCATCGCCCCGTGGAAAAGAGTAA
- a CDS encoding type II secretion system F family protein, which produces MSETTAIAIIVTNAILLLACLLYLARGSLLGLLAIGARLFSWVFFFAALFGMMILIGGPFGVLLWLATVVIALMVVSRYRDGERQMLLWSLGLAAEKGIPLPAAARAFADERGGSIGRRAARLATALEQGMSLDVAIKTARLRLPPAADVAVQTGSETGSLATALAGASRASAFIETTTRGAASQVIYLAFFVLIAAGVVTFLMVKIVPELIKICDGFGMPLPGVTILAVNLCYMFTTPFTIVVLPLLILALLYAVGRYIGFVRWDLPLMRKMTRRLDEAIVLRSLSTVVEHEHSLPSALDSLARIYPKRHVRKRLQAAQAMIAQGTDWCDSLQAAGMLRPVETSVLKSAERVDNLPWALQEMADRQVRRFTTRLNTLFGLGFPLVLLIISAVVLMAALVVFAPMTTLIERMQ; this is translated from the coding sequence GTGTCCGAAACGACTGCAATAGCCATCATCGTTACGAACGCCATCCTGTTGCTGGCGTGCCTGCTGTATCTGGCGCGCGGCAGCCTACTTGGGCTGTTGGCGATCGGGGCGCGCCTGTTTAGCTGGGTGTTTTTCTTCGCGGCGCTCTTCGGCATGATGATCCTCATCGGCGGGCCCTTTGGGGTTTTACTCTGGCTGGCAACGGTCGTAATCGCGTTGATGGTTGTCAGCCGGTATCGTGATGGTGAGCGGCAGATGTTGCTTTGGTCGCTGGGGCTGGCCGCGGAAAAGGGAATTCCACTGCCGGCCGCGGCGCGCGCTTTTGCGGATGAACGAGGTGGAAGCATCGGTCGCCGCGCAGCGCGACTGGCCACGGCGCTCGAACAAGGCATGTCGCTCGATGTGGCGATCAAGACCGCCCGGCTGCGGCTTCCTCCGGCGGCGGACGTGGCCGTACAGACTGGTTCCGAGACGGGCTCGCTGGCGACCGCGTTGGCCGGCGCTTCCCGTGCCTCGGCATTCATCGAGACGACCACCCGCGGCGCTGCGTCACAGGTCATTTACCTGGCATTCTTCGTCCTGATTGCCGCCGGCGTGGTCACGTTTCTCATGGTCAAGATCGTGCCCGAGTTGATTAAGATTTGCGACGGCTTCGGGATGCCGTTGCCCGGCGTGACGATTTTGGCAGTGAATCTGTGCTACATGTTCACCACGCCATTTACGATCGTTGTACTGCCGCTCTTGATTTTGGCGCTGTTGTACGCTGTGGGGCGATACATCGGCTTTGTTCGCTGGGATCTGCCGTTGATGCGCAAAATGACACGACGACTGGACGAAGCGATCGTGCTGCGGTCTTTGTCTACGGTTGTCGAACACGAACATTCGTTGCCCTCGGCCCTGGATTCGCTGGCCCGCATCTATCCGAAGCGTCACGTGCGCAAGCGGCTACAAGCGGCTCAGGCGATGATCGCCCAAGGGACCGATTGGTGCGATAGTTTGCAAGCCGCGGGGATGCTGCGGCCGGTCGAGACCTCGGTGCTAAAATCGGCCGAGCGCGTCGACAATCTTCCCTGGGCGTTGCAGGAGATGGCCGATCGGCAGGTGCGACGCTTCACGACGCGATTGAACACCCTGTTCGGGCTGGGCTTTCCGCTGGTGCTGCTGATCATCTCCGCGGTGGTATTAATGGCGGCACTGGTGGTGTTCGCTCCGATGACGACACTGATCGAAAGAATGCAATGA
- a CDS encoding type II secretion system F family protein — protein MNQQQFQYKAVSAEGQPVAGLIEASDIDQALAALTAQGLRSAQVVLRAAATPVGATALRPTATTTQLSAAALEQLAEHLEMLAKSGLPLPQGLRVAAEESTHANLAQVLRDLASQVELGRSLDDVLAAQPQVVPQHVSRLIEAGLRSGKLAEVLTESLEIEQDSREMWRTVRRAVSYPLLVLAAYIVVLAGLAIFVLPGLADLFDQMPGLPWTSHAVIWFTGQRLFLVLAAALAAVPLVWLILRAGSPVLRYRLLAKIPFLGPMFYWSSVATWTRLLSLLLRNGVAAPEALRLAARGIRDANVARESHQMARLTIVGRNFTDALAATSHLPPSLVPIARWGEQADSLPEALRVAGEMLESRVRIRALFLQSALPPMVFVLIGMGTLAMMNALLAPMIAVINSFSSW, from the coding sequence ATGAATCAGCAACAATTCCAATACAAAGCCGTCAGCGCCGAGGGGCAGCCGGTCGCAGGCCTGATCGAGGCGTCGGATATCGATCAAGCCCTGGCTGCACTGACGGCTCAGGGACTGCGCTCCGCGCAAGTTGTGTTGCGCGCGGCTGCCACACCGGTCGGCGCAACGGCGCTTCGGCCGACAGCAACTACGACGCAACTCTCGGCCGCGGCGCTTGAGCAGTTGGCCGAACATCTGGAGATGCTGGCGAAGTCTGGCCTGCCGTTACCGCAAGGGCTGCGCGTGGCCGCCGAAGAATCGACGCACGCCAACCTGGCGCAGGTTTTGCGTGACCTGGCGAGCCAGGTGGAACTGGGACGTAGCCTCGACGACGTGTTGGCCGCGCAACCGCAGGTTGTGCCGCAGCATGTCAGCCGTTTGATCGAGGCGGGCTTGCGTTCTGGCAAACTGGCCGAGGTGCTGACCGAATCACTCGAGATCGAGCAGGACTCGCGCGAAATGTGGCGCACGGTTCGCCGCGCCGTTTCTTATCCTCTGTTGGTGTTGGCTGCGTACATCGTTGTGCTTGCCGGACTGGCGATATTCGTCCTGCCAGGGCTGGCCGACCTGTTCGACCAAATGCCGGGCTTGCCCTGGACGAGCCACGCGGTGATCTGGTTTACCGGCCAGCGATTGTTTCTGGTGTTGGCTGCGGCCCTGGCCGCCGTTCCGCTCGTGTGGTTGATCCTGCGGGCCGGTTCGCCGGTGCTTCGCTATCGCTTGCTGGCCAAGATTCCGTTTCTGGGACCGATGTTCTACTGGAGCAGCGTGGCCACCTGGACGCGGCTCTTGAGTTTGCTATTGCGTAACGGCGTCGCCGCGCCCGAGGCCCTACGGCTGGCCGCTCGCGGAATCAGGGATGCCAATGTCGCACGCGAAAGCCATCAGATGGCTCGCCTGACGATCGTCGGGCGCAACTTTACGGATGCGCTGGCCGCGACCAGCCATCTGCCGCCATCGCTGGTACCGATTGCCCGTTGGGGAGAACAGGCCGACTCGCTGCCCGAGGCCTTGCGCGTAGCGGGCGAAATGCTCGAAAGCCGGGTGCGCATCCGTGCGTTGTTCCTGCAAAGCGCGTTGCCCCCGATGGTGTTTGTCCTGATCGGGATGGGCACACTGGCCATGATGAACGCGTTGCTGGCGCCGATGATTGCCGTGATCAATAGCTTCAGCTCGTGGTAA
- a CDS encoding type II secretion system F family protein: MSTASVLSAPDVSLDELVALADEMAALARAGVPLEQGLIEAAKDFSSGSGSNALIENVARRMQSGEGLLHILSTSSRSFPAAYRAVLEAGIRSGRLSAALEGVAASARRLADLRRFARSAVVYPLLVAAFAYVMFLLSLWYLQPSIHQAYEAFRVPANSLNDTLVRWGRTALVWGPLLPLLVALPALGLWYWTGRALRQDDGLARQLLTSTRLAKYGQMSAFAEMLAMLVDHDVPLGESMVLAADASGDAALGRTARTMAFEIQRGRSVDAEQAVAGGIPPMLAWLLVQGTSQSALVEALKRIAASYHRRAAALDDRLRLYLPLILVLCVGGTAVVAYALTLFLPWYDLLFEIAGSP, translated from the coding sequence TTGTCGACAGCTTCCGTACTATCTGCGCCCGATGTGTCGCTCGACGAGCTAGTCGCGCTGGCCGATGAAATGGCGGCGCTCGCGCGCGCCGGCGTTCCGCTCGAACAAGGCCTGATCGAGGCTGCGAAGGATTTCTCTTCCGGTTCTGGATCGAATGCTCTGATCGAGAATGTTGCGCGTCGCATGCAATCCGGCGAAGGATTGTTGCACATTCTGTCGACGTCGTCTCGCTCATTTCCTGCCGCGTATCGCGCCGTGCTCGAAGCGGGAATCCGCAGCGGTCGTTTGTCTGCAGCGCTCGAAGGAGTTGCCGCCTCGGCGCGGCGCCTGGCCGACTTGCGTCGCTTCGCTCGCAGTGCGGTCGTTTACCCTTTGCTGGTTGCCGCGTTTGCTTATGTAATGTTTCTGCTCTCGCTGTGGTATTTGCAGCCATCGATTCATCAGGCTTACGAAGCCTTTCGCGTTCCTGCCAACTCGTTGAACGATACGCTGGTCCGCTGGGGGCGCACGGCGCTAGTTTGGGGACCACTGTTGCCGCTATTGGTTGCACTGCCAGCGCTGGGTCTTTGGTACTGGACGGGACGTGCGCTGCGGCAGGACGATGGCCTCGCGCGTCAGTTGCTCACTTCGACGCGGTTGGCGAAGTATGGACAGATGTCGGCTTTTGCCGAGATGTTGGCGATGCTCGTCGACCATGACGTCCCCTTGGGTGAATCGATGGTTCTGGCCGCCGACGCCAGTGGCGATGCGGCATTGGGCCGGACAGCCCGCACGATGGCCTTTGAAATTCAGCGTGGTCGCAGCGTCGATGCCGAGCAGGCCGTGGCTGGCGGTATTCCGCCGATGCTGGCCTGGCTGCTCGTGCAAGGGACTTCGCAGTCGGCACTGGTCGAGGCCTTGAAGCGCATCGCCGCGAGCTATCATCGTCGAGCCGCGGCACTCGATGATCGACTACGGCTTTATCTACCGCTGATCCTCGTACTTTGCGTCGGAGGAACGGCGGTCGTGGCCTACGCGTTAACTCTGTTCTTGCCCTGGTATGACCTGTTGTTTGAAATCGCCGGTTCGCCCTGA
- a CDS encoding GspE/PulE family protein: MNPSFTAVSRTLASFDVASDTYATQFVDALLSASRNLGASDLHLTPVSDGLDVRLRIDGVLQGMGTYPPGKSTHVITRLKVLAELLTYRTDIPQEGRIRGPVSEVEMRVSTFPTLHGEKAVVRLFAAAAHYPFLADLGLPGPIAEQLNNLLHETSGALLIAGPAGSGKTTTAYACLRELVRSTAGGRSVATMEDPIEVALDGVAQSQVNIKAGLDLVTGLKSLLRQDPQVIMVGEMRDPVTAAIALQASLTGQLVLTTIHAGSAAGAIGRLLDMGVEPYILRSGILAVVCQRLVRRLCTCAVQNPDPVARLGLPVSKAWLPNGCGQCHGTGYQGRALLAEMLTMGLDGVPAAVLARTDTVALEQIATRAGMVSRWHWAAQAVEGGVTSPAEIRRVLGLSDGIDSAAG, translated from the coding sequence GTGAATCCCTCGTTCACGGCTGTTAGCCGAACATTGGCAAGCTTCGACGTGGCGTCGGACACCTATGCCACGCAGTTTGTCGACGCGCTTCTTTCGGCCAGCCGCAATCTGGGGGCGAGCGATCTGCATTTGACGCCGGTCAGCGATGGCCTCGACGTGCGCCTGCGGATCGACGGTGTGCTGCAAGGGATGGGGACCTATCCGCCGGGCAAATCGACCCACGTCATTACAAGGCTCAAGGTGCTGGCCGAACTATTGACCTATCGCACCGATATTCCGCAGGAAGGGCGCATTCGCGGCCCGGTTTCGGAAGTCGAAATGCGGGTCAGCACATTCCCGACGTTGCATGGGGAAAAGGCCGTGGTACGGCTGTTCGCCGCCGCGGCGCATTACCCATTCCTGGCGGATCTGGGGCTTCCCGGCCCGATTGCCGAACAGCTCAATAATCTGCTGCACGAAACTTCCGGCGCACTCTTGATCGCCGGGCCGGCCGGCAGCGGCAAGACCACGACCGCCTATGCTTGCCTGCGCGAGCTGGTGCGCAGCACGGCCGGTGGTCGAAGTGTTGCCACGATGGAGGATCCGATCGAGGTCGCGCTCGACGGCGTTGCCCAATCGCAAGTGAATATCAAGGCCGGCCTGGACCTGGTGACTGGATTGAAATCGCTGCTGCGTCAGGATCCGCAGGTCATCATGGTGGGCGAGATGCGCGATCCGGTGACGGCCGCGATCGCGCTCCAGGCTTCATTAACCGGGCAGCTCGTGCTTACAACAATTCACGCCGGTAGCGCCGCCGGCGCGATAGGCCGCCTGTTAGATATGGGAGTCGAGCCTTATATCCTGCGATCCGGCATTTTGGCGGTCGTTTGCCAACGCCTGGTGCGCCGCCTGTGTACCTGTGCCGTGCAGAACCCAGACCCGGTGGCCCGACTCGGTTTACCGGTGTCGAAAGCTTGGCTCCCTAATGGTTGCGGCCAATGCCATGGCACCGGCTACCAGGGGCGGGCTTTGCTGGCTGAAATGCTGACGATGGGGCTCGACGGGGTACCGGCCGCGGTCCTGGCCCGGACCGACACGGTCGCGCTCGAGCAGATCGCCACACGCGCCGGCATGGTCAGCCGCTGGCATTGGGCTGCGCAGGCCGTCGAGGGCGGGGTGACCAGCCCTGCAGAAATCCGGCGAGTTCTCGGACTTTCTGATGGAATTGATTCGGCAGCCGGATAG
- the pelA gene encoding pectate lyase, whose product MANCFARGANRVALSVVIIFSGSLVGRGDEIAFPGATWEAKDPRELGLDPARLDAVAAALGSRGCAIKNGYVVKTWGAQDQRSDWFSSAKPVLSTLLMFALQEGKITSFDQPVADFDWELSPKDRAMTLRQLASMTSGYARPEEPGKAWAYNDYAIQLYQLTVFDKIFNGPAADVFHEEHRFGALGLQDGFTFNKKRRMSASVRDFARVAWFWLNRGRWNDAQVLPRAYFDDNMRPQVPPDLPVSQEAKTNDYLNIGSYGGESSHFSKSGPGIYGFNWWFNDHGQQQGPALTWPDAPQDTVMSVGHRGNCSVLLPGLNFVVVASEADWGPLDPGKADSVLNKRLKLITAAGTPVTAEVFTPKVEATHVTWQPMTITLDGPTAAATDSAPNPFKDIRLQVVFTGPDNKRYDVPGFFDGDGRGGPQGNVWRVRFTPDAPGKWTYQGEFRGGPNVAIDIRPDAGQQLALPNLNGTFDVAPRDPNAAGFSKWGRLRYADNFYLKFADGPYWIRGGTDEPEDLLGYQDFDNTPGKHKYAAHVEDWCAGDPEWGEGRGHGLVGALNYLAKQHVNSIYFLTMNIGGDGKDVWPWIGPINSKGSPDNDNLHYDVGKLAQWEIVFAHAQRLGIFLHIVFNEAEEANKRELDDGELGLERKLYYREMIARFGHHLALEWNLCEEYNLQFDFGPERIREFADYVRAIDPYDHPITVHSAGDPVEKLRFTFGDPRFSLTSVQLNHRPIHEVTEALRSETKRAGRPLPISLDEFTLDRGQRASHIPVDDAEGHRREKIWPTYFSGGMIEFILDDLLRTDSFKTPEREKLWKYLWNARHFMEENLPFWEMEPADQLSADAATFAVGVGKGKTVPLGPQVFGKRGAVYAVYLPTCTATGTLDLTDLKGTATQRWFHPARGEFVGPVAQVTGGARRELGPPPADPDADWVVLIEGTKASEPAEIDVRGFRDGAHHWRKIRDNSRVIQALPDQPTYAPSQVAEIVGNILVFQRENGGWPKDYDYLAVLTPEQIAAIGATRDRTDTSFDNYNIHTQVDYLAQAYTLVGDESWRDACLRGFDFMLRTQLANGGFPQRYPDPTGYAAHITFNDGVTIGILNVLKDAADGLPHWSWLDAIRRQSARDAVARGTACILKCQIQADGTRTGWCQQHDETTFAAATARTFELASCCPQETTAIVRFLIRIEQPDSQIVQAVDAAVEWLDRAKLSGIRVQRVAAPVEEFDRHSADFDTVVVSDESAPPIWARHYEIGTDRPVFAGRDAVKRYNLSEIERERRTGTPWYGEWPRRLLASEYGRWHNKLPGQPTPPKTN is encoded by the coding sequence ATGGCGAACTGTTTCGCGCGTGGTGCAAATCGCGTTGCACTGTCGGTCGTGATTATTTTTAGCGGCTCGCTCGTTGGGCGGGGGGACGAGATCGCATTCCCCGGCGCGACGTGGGAAGCGAAAGATCCAAGAGAGTTGGGGCTCGATCCAGCGCGATTAGACGCCGTGGCCGCGGCCTTAGGGAGCCGGGGTTGCGCAATCAAGAACGGCTATGTCGTCAAGACTTGGGGTGCCCAGGACCAGCGCAGTGATTGGTTCTCGTCGGCCAAGCCTGTCCTTTCGACTCTGCTGATGTTTGCGCTGCAGGAGGGAAAGATCACTAGCTTCGATCAACCGGTGGCCGATTTCGATTGGGAGCTGTCCCCCAAGGATCGGGCCATGACATTGCGACAACTGGCCAGCATGACCAGCGGTTACGCGCGCCCCGAGGAACCCGGCAAAGCCTGGGCCTACAACGACTACGCCATCCAACTCTATCAGCTGACCGTGTTCGACAAAATCTTCAACGGGCCGGCGGCGGATGTGTTTCATGAAGAGCATCGTTTCGGCGCCCTGGGCTTGCAGGATGGCTTTACGTTCAACAAGAAGCGTCGAATGTCAGCCTCGGTGCGCGATTTCGCTCGCGTGGCGTGGTTCTGGCTCAATCGGGGCAGATGGAACGACGCGCAGGTGCTTCCGCGCGCTTACTTCGATGACAACATGCGGCCGCAAGTTCCGCCGGACCTGCCCGTCAGCCAAGAGGCGAAGACCAACGACTATTTGAATATTGGAAGCTACGGCGGCGAATCGAGCCATTTCTCGAAGTCAGGCCCCGGCATCTACGGCTTCAATTGGTGGTTCAATGACCACGGGCAACAACAGGGACCGGCGCTCACCTGGCCCGACGCTCCCCAAGATACCGTGATGTCGGTTGGGCATCGCGGAAACTGCTCGGTGCTGCTGCCGGGCTTGAACTTTGTCGTCGTGGCCTCGGAAGCCGATTGGGGCCCGCTCGATCCCGGCAAGGCAGATTCGGTCCTGAATAAGAGATTAAAGCTCATCACTGCCGCCGGCACGCCTGTCACGGCCGAGGTGTTCACGCCCAAGGTCGAAGCGACGCACGTGACATGGCAGCCGATGACAATCACGCTCGACGGCCCAACGGCTGCGGCGACGGACAGCGCGCCGAATCCGTTCAAGGACATTCGCCTGCAGGTCGTATTCACCGGCCCCGATAACAAGCGCTACGACGTTCCCGGCTTCTTCGACGGCGATGGCCGTGGTGGGCCGCAAGGAAATGTATGGCGCGTGCGATTCACCCCGGATGCTCCGGGTAAGTGGACGTACCAGGGCGAATTTCGGGGAGGCCCGAACGTGGCGATCGACATTCGGCCTGACGCCGGCCAGCAGCTCGCGCTACCGAATTTGAATGGCACATTCGACGTGGCACCGCGCGATCCAAATGCAGCTGGCTTTTCGAAGTGGGGCCGGCTGCGGTACGCCGACAACTTCTATTTGAAGTTCGCCGATGGACCGTACTGGATTCGCGGCGGCACCGATGAACCCGAGGATCTGTTGGGCTATCAGGATTTCGACAACACGCCGGGCAAACACAAGTACGCGGCCCACGTCGAAGATTGGTGCGCAGGAGATCCAGAGTGGGGCGAAGGCCGCGGGCACGGTTTGGTCGGGGCTCTCAACTACCTGGCCAAACAGCACGTGAACAGCATCTATTTTCTGACCATGAACATCGGCGGCGACGGCAAGGACGTCTGGCCGTGGATCGGGCCGATCAATTCCAAGGGGAGTCCCGACAACGACAACCTGCACTATGACGTCGGCAAGCTCGCACAATGGGAGATTGTGTTCGCACATGCCCAGCGACTGGGAATTTTTCTGCACATCGTGTTCAACGAGGCGGAAGAGGCCAATAAGCGCGAGCTGGACGACGGCGAATTGGGGCTGGAGCGTAAGCTCTATTATCGCGAGATGATCGCCCGCTTCGGCCATCACCTGGCGCTGGAGTGGAATCTCTGCGAGGAATACAACCTGCAGTTCGACTTCGGCCCCGAACGAATTCGTGAATTTGCTGATTACGTACGCGCAATCGATCCCTACGATCATCCGATCACGGTGCATAGCGCCGGCGATCCTGTCGAGAAGCTGCGATTCACGTTTGGCGATCCCCGGTTCAGCCTGACTTCGGTTCAGTTGAATCACCGACCGATCCACGAAGTGACCGAGGCGCTTCGCAGCGAGACCAAACGAGCCGGCCGGCCGCTGCCGATCAGTCTGGATGAATTCACGCTCGATCGGGGGCAGCGTGCGTCGCACATTCCTGTTGACGACGCCGAAGGGCATCGCCGCGAGAAAATCTGGCCCACCTATTTCTCGGGCGGCATGATCGAATTCATTCTCGACGACCTGTTGCGCACCGACAGCTTTAAGACGCCCGAGCGGGAGAAGTTATGGAAGTACCTATGGAACGCGCGTCACTTCATGGAGGAGAATCTGCCGTTTTGGGAAATGGAACCGGCCGACCAGTTGTCTGCCGACGCAGCCACATTTGCTGTTGGTGTTGGCAAGGGAAAAACCGTCCCGCTCGGCCCACAGGTTTTTGGCAAGCGCGGTGCCGTGTATGCCGTTTATCTGCCGACATGCACGGCCACGGGCACGCTCGATTTGACCGACTTGAAGGGAACCGCCACGCAACGCTGGTTCCATCCTGCGCGGGGTGAGTTCGTCGGACCTGTCGCGCAAGTCACGGGGGGCGCGCGGCGGGAGCTGGGTCCGCCTCCCGCTGATCCCGACGCCGACTGGGTCGTGTTGATTGAAGGTACCAAAGCGTCCGAGCCGGCCGAGATCGATGTAAGGGGATTTCGCGATGGTGCGCATCATTGGCGAAAGATTCGCGACAACAGTCGCGTGATTCAGGCCCTCCCCGACCAGCCAACATACGCCCCATCGCAGGTGGCCGAGATCGTTGGCAATATCCTGGTGTTTCAACGTGAGAATGGTGGCTGGCCGAAGGATTACGACTACCTTGCAGTTCTAACGCCGGAACAGATCGCTGCCATTGGCGCGACACGCGATCGGACCGATACGTCGTTCGACAATTACAACATTCACACCCAGGTCGATTACCTGGCACAGGCCTACACGCTGGTGGGTGACGAGAGTTGGCGCGATGCATGTTTACGCGGTTTTGATTTCATGCTGCGCACACAGCTCGCCAACGGCGGCTTTCCGCAGCGTTATCCTGACCCCACCGGGTACGCAGCCCACATTACTTTCAATGATGGCGTGACGATCGGCATTTTGAATGTGCTCAAGGATGCCGCGGATGGCCTGCCTCACTGGTCGTGGCTCGACGCCATTCGCCGCCAAAGCGCGCGTGACGCCGTGGCGCGCGGCACCGCCTGCATTTTGAAATGCCAGATCCAGGCCGATGGCACACGCACAGGCTGGTGCCAGCAACATGACGAGACAACTTTTGCCGCGGCCACTGCCCGCACGTTCGAATTGGCCTCGTGCTGCCCGCAAGAAACCACCGCGATTGTCCGTTTCCTGATACGTATCGAGCAGCCGGACAGCCAGATCGTTCAGGCCGTCGATGCCGCCGTCGAGTGGCTCGATCGCGCGAAGTTGTCGGGTATCCGCGTGCAGCGGGTAGCAGCGCCCGTGGAAGAGTTCGATCGACATAGCGCTGATTTTGACACGGTCGTCGTTTCGGACGAGAGCGCACCTCCGATTTGGGCACGCCACTACGAGATCGGCACCGATCGCCCCGTATTTGCTGGGCGTGACGCGGTCAAACGCTACAACCTGAGCGAGATCGAACGCGAGCGCCGAACCGGCACGCCCTGGTATGGTGAATGGCCACGTCGGTTACTGGCATCGGAATACGGCAGGTGGCACAACAAGCTGCCCGGCCAGCCGACGCCCCCGAAAACTAACTGA